The following are encoded together in the Phragmites australis chromosome 19, lpPhrAust1.1, whole genome shotgun sequence genome:
- the LOC133900119 gene encoding sec1 family domain-containing protein MIP3-like: MASVDLIASCLDSIRQIGDEIVDSIVYVDAGTLEAFQFIGAFPLLLELGARAVCSLEKASPLDVVADWHSIFSHPVRKIVVLTSRLLSDAHRYILRCLGNHGTVSHCTVLTTISETGHSAYVDSPLGPDAFREYETLLIQDHEELFKKYEKSDKHKDNIHYTGGDLTSDADKYSKWDSGVHYGPNSESSPTKRNLFHGDLGQVEASGKRMSVTVCHFPMIFSPISSRAFVLPSESIVADSCLSNQHEDSLGPGLPSISTGKPFDSDEVPPGVTLTAQFLYHLANKMDLKLDIFSFGDTSKVVGKLMMDMSSLYDVGRNKRSAGLLIIDRTVDLLTPCFHGDSFLDRMLSSLPRKERMSSYSVAKNTQTPSKHAEATIKCFPLNIKVPLETLFNKEEPKSRTSMLSEGIMSFVSGWNSAEVDSGVTWLPDYADKANDDKIGSELGSLSGSLLSNYAGVRYLEALIDRGANDGLILIKKWLIEALQHEKLSSASRGRQGAASVSEFRSMVQMLSRDQLSLLRNRGVILLALAAEMTLQEPPSSRWDAFTSAERILSVTSAETTQSLASELRDFINTSTSVESLKQANTMETSQGLLSFQDVLLLTIIGYILAGENFPTSIAGGPFSWEDERSLKDVVVNSILERPLSVKLRFLDGLDNELEAKARSKDGERNNMDSTEPASSTDDFDDEWGNWDENDNTDHQKEDAYGDMQLKLEVRDRVDQLFNFFHKLSSMRLRNQALGEGLAALSRFETDGYSRKCLLYKLLLALLSRYDVPGLEYHSSAVGRLFKSGLGRFGLGQSKPSFGDQSVLIVFVLGGINTLEVREVMTAISESNRPDVELILGGTTLLTPDDMFELLLGSSSFT; this comes from the exons ATGGCGTCTGTGGATCTGATTGCCTCCTGCCTCGATTCCATCCGCCAG ATTGGAGATGAGATCGTGGATTCAATAGTGTATGTTGATGCGGGCACTCTTGAGGCGTTTCAGTTCATAGGAGCATTCCCGCTGCTTCTCGAGCTTGGCGCTCGTGCTGTGTGCAGCTTGGAGAAGGCTTCTCCTCTTGATGTT GTTGCTGACTGGCACTCAATTTTTTCTCATCCAGTAAGGAAGATTGTAGTGCTTACATCCCGCCTTCTTAGTGACGCACATCGGTATATTCTGCGATGCCTAGGCAACCATGGAACTGTTTCACATTGTACTGTGCTGACAACTATTTCCGAG ACTGGCCACTCGGCATATGTTGATTCTCCACTTGGACCAGATGCTTTCCGGGAGTACGAGACGTTACTCATTCAGGACCATGAGGAGCTTTTTAAGAAGTATGAGAAATCAGACAAACATAAAGATAATATTCATTATACAGGGGGTGATTTGACCTCAGACGCTGATAAATATTCTAAGTGGGATTCTGGGGTGCATTATGGCCCTAATTCTGAATCCAGCCCGACGAAAAGGAATTTGTTTCATGGTGACTTAGGCCAGGTAGAAGCAAGCGGGAAGAGGATGTCTGTAACTGTGTGTCACTTTCCGATGATTTTCTCTCCTATTTCCTCAAGGGCTTTTGTTTTGCCTTCTGAGAGCATAGTTGCTGACTCATGCTTGTCGAACCAGCATGAAGATTCCCTTGGCCCTGGTCTACCCTCGATATCTACTGGTAAACCTTTTGATAGTGATGAGGTTCCTCCAGGAGTGACCTTGACTGCTCAGTTCCTGTACCATTTGGCCAATAAG ATGGACCTAAAGCTCGACATATTTTCATTTGGTGATACATCAAAGGTTGTTGGAAAGCTGATGATGGATATGTCAAGTCTATATGATGTTGGTCGTAATAAGAGATCCGCTGGTCTACTGATCATAGATCGTACGGTTGATCTCCTAACTCCTTGCTTCCATGGTGACTCATTTCTTGATAGGATGCTTTCCTCATTACCACGCAAGGAAAGGATGTCATCATATTCTGTGGCAAAAAATACACAAACTCCAAGCAAGCATGCTGAAGCTACCATTAAATGTTTCCCACTGAATATAAAGGTTCCTCTTGAGACACTCTTTAACAAAGAAGAACCTAAGAGTAGGACCAGTATGTTGTCTGAAGGTATCATGTCATTTGTGTCTGGATGGAACTCTGCTGAGGTTGACTCCGGAGTTACCTGGCTACCTGATTATGCTGACAAAGCAAATGATGACAAGATTGGCAGTGAACTTGGCTCTCTAAGTGGTTCACTCCTATCCAATTATGCTGGAGTACGCTACTTAGAAGCATTAATAGACAGAGGAGCAAATGATGGGTTAATTCTGATTAAGAAATGGCTTATTGAAGCTCTGCAGCATGAAAAGCTATCCTCTGCATCTAGAGGTCGACAAGGAGCCGCTTCTGTTTCAGAGTTTCGTTCTATGGTGCAAATGCTCTCTCGAGACCAGTTGTCCTTGTTAAGAAACAGAGGGGTTATCCTGTTAGCCCTGGCTGCTGAAATGACTCTCCAGGAGCCTCCAAGTTCGCGCTGGGACGCCTTTACGAGTGCTGAGAGAATATTAAGTGTAACATCTGCAGAGACAACTCAAAGTCTTGCTAGTGAGCTTCGTGATTTCATCAACACTAGCACTTCAGTGGAATCTCTCAAACAAGCTAATACAATGGAGACTTCACAGGGACTACTTAGTTTCCAAGATGTATTACTTCTAACAATTATTGGGTATATCTTAGCTGGTGAAAATTTCCCTACATCTATTGCTGGTGGTCCCTTCTCTTGGGAAGATGAACGGTCCCTTAAGGATGTCGTGGTGAACTCTATCCTTGAACGGCCATTATCTGTGAAGTTGCGTTTCCTTGATGGCCTGGATAATGAACTTGAAGCTAAAGCTAGATCCAAAGATGGTGAGAGAAATAATATGGACTCTACCGAGCCAGCATCTAGTACTGATGATTTTGATGACGAGTGGGGTAACTGGGATGAGAATGACAATACCGATCACCAAAAGGAGGATGCTTATGGGGACATGCAACTTAAGTTGGAAGTGCGAGATAGGGTTGATcaacttttcaatttttttcacaaattgTCCAGTATGAGGTTAAGAAACCAGGCTCTTGGAGAAGGTCTAGCAGCATTGAGTAGATTTGAGACTGATGGCTACTCAAGGAAATGCTTGCTTTATAAGTTGCTATTGGCTCTCTTGTCGAGGTATGATGTACCTGGCCTCGAGTACCATTCATCAGCTGTCGGTCGTTTATTCAAAAGTGGATTAGGAAGATTTGGGCTTGGACAA TCTAAACCAAGCTTTGGTGATCAAAGTGTTCTTATCGTTTTTGTTCTGGGGGGTATTAATACTCTTGAG
- the LOC133900464 gene encoding large ribosomal subunit protein uL3, protein MSHRKFEHPRHGSLGFLPRKRCSRHRGKVKSFPRDDPKKPCHLTAFVGYKAGMTHIVREVEKPGSKLHKKETCEAVTIIETPPLVIVGLVAYVKTPRGLRSLNSVWAQHLSEEVRRRFYKNWCKSKKKAFTKYALKYDSNAGKKEIQMQLEKMKKYASVVRVIAHTQIRKMKGLKQKKAHLMEIQINGGTIADKVDYGYKFFEKEVPVDAVFQKDEMIDIIGVTKGKGYEGVVTRWGVTRLPRKTHRGLRKVACIGAWHPARVSYTVARAGQNGYHHRTEMNKKVYKIGKTGQESHDASTEFDRTEKDITPMGGFPHYGVVKGDYLMIKGCCVGPKKRVVTLRQSLLKQTSRLALEEIKLKFVDTSSKFGHGRFQTTDEKQRFFGKLKA, encoded by the exons ATGTCGCACCGTAAGTTCGAGCACCCGAGGCACGGCTCCCTCGGCTTCCTCCCCAGGAAGCGCTGCTCCCGCCACCGCGGAAAGG TGAAGTCATTCCCCAGGGATGACCCCAAGAAGCCCTGCCACCTCACTGCCTTCGTTGGCTACAAGGCTGGAATGACTCACATTGTGCGTGAGGTCGAGAAGCCTGGATCCA AACTCCACAAGAAGGAAACCTGTGAGGCTGTCACAATCATCGAAACCCCTCCTCTTGTCATTGTTGGTCTGGTGGCCTACGTGAAGACTCCCCGTGGTCTGCGCTCACTCAACTCTGTTTGGGCTCAGCATCTTAGTGAAGAAGTGAGGAGAAGGTTCTACAAGAACTGGtgcaagagcaagaagaaggcttTCACTAAGTACGCTCTCAAGTACGACAGTAATGCAGGCAAGAAGGAAATTCAAATGCAGCttgagaagatgaagaagtATGCTTCTGTTGTCCGTGTTATTGCCCATACACAG ATTAGGAAGATGAAGGGTTTGAAGCAGAAGAAGGCTCACCTTATGGAGATCCAGATCAATGGTGGTACCATTGCAGATAAGGTGGACTATGGCTACAAGTTCTTTGAGAAGGAAGTCCCGGTTGATGCTGTATTtcaaaaagatgaaatgattgacatcattggtgTCACCAAGGGTAAGGGTTACGAAGGTGTTGTCACACGTTGGGGTGTCACCCGCCTTCCCCGCAAGACCCACAGGGGTCTCCGCAAGGTTGCCTGCATTGGTGCGTGGCATCCTGCTAGGGTCTCCTACACTGTTGCTCGTGCTGGTCAGAATGGATATCACCACCGTACTGAGATGAACAAGAAGGTTTACAAGATTGGCAAGACTGGACAGGAAAGCCATGACGCCTCCACAGAGTTTGACAG GACTGAGAAGGACATCACTCCCATGGGTGGCTTCCCCCACTACGGTGTTGTGAAGGGAGACTACCTCATGATCAAGGGCTGCTGCGTTGGCCCCAAGAAGAGAGTGGTCACCCTGCGCCAGTCCCTGCTGAAGCAGACCTCCCGTCTGGCACTGGAGGAGATCAAGCTCAAGTTCGTCGACACATCTTCCAAGTTTGGGCACGGTCGCTTCCAGACCACTGACGAAAAGCAGAGGTTCTTCGGCAAGCTCAAGGCCTAA
- the LOC133900361 gene encoding uncharacterized protein LOC133900361, with protein MDRYQRVEKPRNETPISQNEIRITTQGRMRNYISYGMSLLEENGHDEISIKAMGRAINKTVMVVELIKRRVGGLHQNTSTESVDITDTWEPLEEGLLPLETTRHVSMITVTLSKKELDTSSPGYQPPIPAEEVKPAFDYDHEESYPTGRGRGRGGGRRGRGRAMSNGPPPPAYDYNEEWEEERDYYSRGRGRGRSRGRGGRGRGYYGGRGRGYSYNYGYGGRGGYYEEQDEYYDGEPEEYAPLGRGRGRGRMAPFRGRVRGRGRGGYY; from the exons ATGGATAGATACCAAAGGGTAGAGAAACCTCGTAATGAGACACCAATTAGCCAGAATGAGATCAGGATCACTACACAGGGGAGGATGAGGAACTATATCAGCTATGGGATGTCGTTGCTTGAG GAAAATGGCCATGATGAGATTAGTATCAAGGCAATGGGACGGGCCATAAATAAGACAGTTATGGTTGTCGAATTGATCAAG AGAAGGGTTGGTGGTCTTCATCAGAATACATCTACTGAATCTGTTGATATCACTGACACATGGGAACCTTTGGAAGAAGGCCTTCTCCC CCTAGAGACGACTCGCCATGTATCAATGATCACCGTAACATTGTCCAAGAAAGAGCTGGATACATCATCTCCCGG GTACCAGCCACCTATCCCAGCTGAAGAGGTGAAACCTGCTTTTGACTATGATCATGAAG AATCCTATCCCACTGGTCGTGGAAGGGGTCGTGGTGGTGGGAGAAGAGGCAGGGGAAGAG CTATGAGCAATGGCCCCCCTCCCCCCGCTTATGATTACAATGAAGAGTGGGAGGAGGAAAGAGATTACTACAGTAGAGGGCGTGGGAGAGGGAGATCACGAGGGAGGGGAGGTAGAGGACGTGGCTACTACGGAGGTAGAGGACGTGGCTACAGCTACAATTATGGTTATGGCGGCAGAGGCGGTTactatgaagagcaagatgaataCTATGATGGTGAGCCCGAAGAATATGCTCCCCTAGGCCGTG GGCGTGGCAGGGGAAGAATGGCACCTTTCCGCGGGCGAGTCCGTGGCCGCGGCCGGGGAGGTTATTATTAG